The DNA window GCTTGGCAGTCTTCGTATCTGTATCCGGTGAGACCACATACCGCAACAGCACCTCGTAAACGAGATGCAAATGCTGCCAAGCAGGATCAAAATAGGGATTCTCCTCGTCGGGTTCGACATTCTCAGAACACGTGCTTTCGTAGGAGGCAGGTGGCAATTCACGGAAAATGTTGGTGGAAATCATCTTAACCAATTCCCCTTGATTCGCCTCCGTGATTTTACCGTATTTAATAAATTCCATGAGCTCGATTAAAGTCTGCTGCTTAATGTCCTTCTCCTTCGCCATTTTCAAAGTGTCGGAGAAGTCAAATTGCACGCAGCAGAGCTTCACCTTCCGCAGAAACAAATCCTGGCGATCCACAGCTGCAGCATCTCGAAACGTCGGTAGATTTTCGAATACGTCGAGAGGTGGCTGCTCCGCCTCCGCGGCAGCAGGCGTCTGCGGATGCAGTGAGGCGTGGCAAACGACGAGGTCGGAGGCAGATCTCATCCATGGCGGAGGAAAGGCGAAATCGACGTCGGATTTCGCCGCCTTGCGGTGGCTTCTCTTTATGATCTTGTGAAACATCCCGGCTCTAATGTATGTATGCATTagcatacacacacacacatacacaattatatgtatatttatgtACGAGCAAAACTACATTCTACACAATTAGGTTTTCGCAAATCGGAAAATTGAAAGCTGGAGATGGATCCATACGATTAAGGAATTGAGAAATGATTTAGAGAGAATGTGTAATAGGGGTGGAGAACGTATCTATTGCAGCAGCGCGGCGGAAGAAAATACGGCGAGTTGGAGAAGCGGTGGATCGCCGGAGATCGGAATGCTCCGGCGATCGGAGGAGCGGAATGGAGAAAATGGTAATGGAGGGAAGACACACGATTGACTTAAATACGAGTGCGTATTTTTGAATGTGTGAGAAAGAGACGAAATTGGGGATTATTTTGGTTATATTTAGAGACGGATACCAAATTTTAACATCtttctaaaattatttaatgcttgagtattatttataaattttgatatattacaaaaattaattttgaataataTCAGACTAATTCAATCTCGTACGATTTTTTGACATATTGAGCAAcaatttattctctttttagtagtagtagtacttttttACTAAATGTTTTGAGTATGGTTTAAAAATACAAATGACTTCTACAATActatgaatgaatgaaacgaagttAAGGAGTATAATCTATTTTACCTCAAAAACAAGATCggataaaatacaaattatagtataattttattattttatcaattaaatatatttaatgtcaaaaataattttgttttacaaatttattttaaGGGTCCTGTTagtttgagattttttagcttaattgagatgtattttcagccactcatccacaacattttcgaaatatcaactgcaagtagattatgtaaACTCGGGAGTATTATCGTTAATAGTATGCaaatcaaatgtcaacaacttatattgatattatatgtgtatagttgacattaattgtacacatagttaacattatatgtgtatagttgacatgaattgtatatgtagttgataaaaaaaactaaaaaaaaaaataaaaattaaaaaaatatttattgaataaaattatcatgaaattaccattctgccctttcataattaattattctaaaaatattctatgtggcaaattctggaccactcatttaataaaaatgagtggctgataatgcacctcaattctcaattaggctaaaaattCTCAATTAATCATAACCCTGTATTGCAAATTATAGGTTAGTGACTTAGTGGAGTATTGATTTGTACTATGTGGTATTCTTAAATTTGTCACATCTTAGGAGAATATTGTGAAATACATTTTCACCCACAAAAGATTGCTAATTTGTCTCAAAACTGCTGTCAGCTTCAGATGAAATGTAAAAATAAACTCTTTTAGTCAACATATACTCATTccgttttaaaaaatactcagAAATAAACTCTTTTAGTCAACATATATTCATTCAGTTTTGAAAAAATACTTAGAAACTTTTAAAACGACAagattttaatatacaattgataaagtaagataaataaaaaaaatactcatattACTGGAAAATGAGTTCCACCTCGTAGATACAAAGAACTTATCAAAGTAAAAAGAGAttatattttagaaaatagagggagtatatactaacatttaaaaagaataaaaaaaggtTTTCAATATATTTGACAAAGGCGGCAGCTCAATTACAACAATGGAAATTGTTTTCACAAAGGCGGCAGCTCAATAACAGACAGCCGGCTGCATAAAAATGCGCCAAAAACAATGCTTATAAATTCACAAAAAACACCACCTTAAGATTTAACAATGGCTGCCTTCAAACAGATTTCACCAATGTCAGCTGTAACCATCCAAGCACACACTTCCAAAAGGGTTTCTTGCAGACTAATTCAACTGAATCTCTGAGTATCTTTTATGCATATATAATATGTCTGTGTTGTTTTCTTACAACTGAAGCTGTAAGAAACTGCGAATCTCGAGAGCTTTTTCATGGAAGATCCGAAGACGTTGGAAGAGGGGCGTGGCAACGGAACAGCTAATGGCCATCAGCTCGAGCCCGTTGCAGAGGATGTTGATGGAGAGAAGAGCAAGACAGCCTCGGAGGAGCAGCCGTTGAGGAAGGGTAAGACGAAAAGGGTTGCGACGTTGGATGCATTCAGAGGCCTGACCATAGTGGTAAGTAAACTCTAATGTAATGAAGCACTCTTCGTTCGCTCTGCATGACTATTGTGGTGTTGCAAGTGTAGCTGATGATACTCGTGGATGATGCTGGAGGGGCTTATCCATGGATCGACCACTCGCCTTGGAATGGCTGCACGTTGGCTGATTTCGTGCTGCCATTTTTCCTCTTCATTGTTGGTGTGGCTATAGCCCTTGCACTCAAGGTAGGACTGAGCCTTTTGAGTTTTGTCAGTTCTCGTTTTTCTTCCTGCGCTCGTCTCAGTTAGAATTCGACCTGTGACAGAGGATTTCCGAGGTCAAGTATGCAGTTAAAAAGATTATCTTGAGGACTTTGAAGCTCATTTTTTGGGGAATTCTGCTTCAAGGTAATGCAAACCAAGAATGTATGTTGATGTTCTTCATGAATAACTAACAAACCTAATATAACCTTCGTAGGAGGGTATTCTCATGCACCGTACGAACTTACTTATGGAGTCGACATGAAGAAAATCCGGTGGTGTGGTATTCTCCAGGTGACGGCTTTCACCTTATTATTCCTTTTCTAAGCAGCAAGATAGAAATATAAGGTAAGAGTATGTTCAAGATTCAAACTTAGCCTGATGCGGTTTGTTGTTTCGTATGCAAGCAGAGAATAGCTTTGGTATACTTCGTTGTGGCCTTGATCGAGACTCTGACCTCCAAGGCCAGGCCAAACAGTTTGAAACCCGGCCATTTCTCGATCTTTGCTGCGTATAAATGGCAATGGTGAGCTATCTCCCtttcattcaaatttttttttttcatttcaccTAATGCAGCCTTTTTTTATCTGGTGTATCAAGGGTTGGAGGGATCGTTGCATTTACCATATACATGATCACCACGTACTCCCTCTATGTTCCCGACTGGAGTTTCGTGGCATCCGAGGAGGATGGCAGATCTGAAACATACACAGTAATATACAGCAATGATTTCAGCACAACATTAACATTTTACCACTTAAATGAGATTTGCATACTAAAATTTCAGGTCAAATGTGGGATGAGAGGGCATCTCGGCCCAGCCTGCAACGCAGTAGGCTACGTGGACCGACAATTCTGGGGCATCAATCATCTCTACACTCAACCAGTTTGGGCAAGATTAAGGGTCAGTTCAGATACTTAAACACATTTCTCAGCAATTCATGTTATTGTGTCACAACATGTGATTCTTGGCTTAATATGCAGGCCTGCACTTTTAGTTCTCCAGATTCCGGTCCCTTCCGCGAAGACGCGCCTACTTGGTGTCGTGCTCCATTCGAACCAGAAGGGCTTTTGAGGTTTTTCCATCTCCCACTTGGTGGTTTCATTCCTACGAAAAAAATCCATAGAAATGTCAgattaaaacaaaaatgaaccaACACTCTCTGATTTTTTTTGCGTAGCTCGATTTCAGCCATTGTTACTGGCACTATCGGCATCCATTATGGACACGTGCTGATTCATTTTAAGGTAAGAATCCATCAGCATCAAATTAAGTAAGTCAAGAATCTAACAGTACACAATCAGGATAATGGCGAAAGACTCAAACAGTGGGTATCGATGGGAGTTTCGCTACTAATTGTAGCATGTGTTCTTCATTTCACAGATGGTATATACTTATACAGTTATACACAATCCTCTCTCATTCTAACATCTAgaaaattcatgaaaaataaaCGAAACGTATTTTCCTGCAGCTAT is part of the Salvia splendens isolate huo1 chromosome 22, SspV2, whole genome shotgun sequence genome and encodes:
- the LOC121788033 gene encoding heparan-alpha-glucosaminide N-acetyltransferase-like, yielding MEDPKTLEEGRGNGTANGHQLEPVAEDVDGEKSKTASEEQPLRKGKTKRVATLDAFRGLTIVLMILVDDAGGAYPWIDHSPWNGCTLADFVLPFFLFIVGVAIALALKRISEVKYAVKKIILRTLKLIFWGILLQGGYSHAPYELTYGVDMKKIRWCGILQRIALVYFVVALIETLTSKARPNSLKPGHFSIFAAYKWQWVGGIVAFTIYMITTYSLYVPDWSFVASEEDGRSETYTVKCGMRGHLGPACNAVGYVDRQFWGINHLYTQPVWARLRACTFSSPDSGPFREDAPTWCRAPFEPEGLLSSISAIVTGTIGIHYGHVLIHFKDNGERLKQWVSMGVSLLIVACVLHFTDAIPINKQLYSFSYVCFTAGAAGIVFSLLYIVIDVYGLRTPFLFLEWIGMNAMLVFVLAAQGIFAAFVNGWYFKNPDRNLVKWIMQHVFVDVWNSERVGTILYVIFAEITFWSVVSGILHKLGIYWKL